The stretch of DNA GCGTCACAATCTCAACAGTTGGTCGAACAAGCCGGCGCTATTCCTTTTCGTAAGCGGAAAGGCAAGCTTGAGTTTTGCCTGATCACCTCGGCTCGCAAAAAGAAATGGGGCTTCCCCAAAGGGATGATCGACCCCGGCGAGACCTATCTGGAAACGGCGCTGAAGGAATCCCACGAAGAGGCGGGCTTGCATGGCGAGATCATCGGTGATCCGGTCGGCAGCTATGAGTACAGCAAGTGGGGCCTGGAGCTGAATGTGACGGTCGTGCTCATGCAAGTCAGCAGCGTGGATGACGAATGGGACGAACAACACATCCGCCGCCGCTGCTGGGTCAGCGAATCCAAAGCCCGCAACCTCATCGACCGCACCGAATTGCGCGCCTTGCTGGGTGATGCCGTCGAACGCATTTCGGCGCTGGATGATTGAGAGATATGCAAAAACCTGTAGGGCAGGCTCCCGCCTGCCGCGCGCTACGCGAGGACGTCCCCCCGACAATCGCCCTGCCCTAAAAAAGGGACAACGTCGACATGCCAAACTATCGACGTGCCTATGCTCCTGGTGGAACATTCTTCTTCACAGTAGTCACCTACAACCGGAAACCAATTTTTTCTGATGAGGAGTCCCGCGAAATCCTCGGCGAAGTAGTCCGCGAATGCCGCCGTGACTGGGCTTTCGAGATTAATGCCATCGTCGTTTTACCCGACCACATCCACGCGATTTGGACGATGCCCAGAAACGACTCAAATTATTCCGCTCGTTGGAGTCGCATCAAAAAAGAATTTACGAAACGCTGGATCGACACAGGTGCCGTGAACCTAACGGTCTCTCCCAGCCAACAGCGTGAGCGCAGGCGAGGTGTATGGCAAAGGCGATTTTGGGAACATACCATTCTAGACAGCGACGATTTTGATGCACGCTTCGATTACATCCACTACAACCCTGTTAAGCACGGTCTCGTACGGTGCCCACATGACTGGGCAGCTTCGAGCTTTCATCGCTGGGTCGAAAAGGATGTTTATCCCAAACACTGGGGATGCTCATGCACAAACCCTGTCACGATGGACTTTGGTGAGATTGAAGGCGCGTGTGGAGAACCAATTTGAATCGCGGCAGGCGGGAGCCTGCCCTACACCAAAAGGTCTGCACAATTGCACTCAATTTGTAGGGCAGGCTCCCGCCTGCCGCGCGCTACAACGGATTCGGACAATCACTTCCCCGGCTTCAACTGCCACGATTCGTCAAAGAAATCCGCCTCGACCACCTTCCCCGGGTATTGGCTGTTCGCTGGGGTGCGGATGTCGATGATGGCCCAGTCGGGGAGTTTGGGGACTTGCCGGGCGTTGTTGAGGTAGTCGTATTCGCGGTATGTGAAGCCGCTGTTGAGCACGATGTACTTCTCGGGATGGAGCGGATTGGGAAAAATCAATACCGGCACGTGCGATCCTGCGGGATAGGTTTGGTCGCCGACGGTCACTGAATTTTCATCCCAGCGGATCGGCAGCTTGTCAGCGATTTTCGCGAGTACGGCATTGCTCTTGGGGTCGCCCCACAGAATAAGATTCGCACTGGCGATATCGTCGTCGCTGATCGCTGCATCCTTTTTCACGCGGGCATGTCCGCGAAATTGCAGACGCCAATGTTTGACAGCGTGCTCGAATTCCTGTTGGACCCACTTGTGAACATCCGGGTGGCTGCCTTGGCCGGTGGGAGTTACGAAAATGAATGAATCCAAAAAGGCATCATCGATCGGCCCTTGCAGATCATGTTTTTTGTGCAGCCCTTGAGTAACGCGTGTGCCGAGTTTCCAGGCTCCGTCCTCTTGATACAGCGAACAGTCCCAGGAACGATCGGAACCGGGCGATGGGGCTTCGACTAGTTGCCCGTCGATATCGATTTCAACCGGCCGACGGATATCGAACGGGCACCAACCTGACGGCATGTGGAAACTGATGTCGGTGACATTTTTTGTTTTGACCTGCAGCGCCTTGTCGCCCAAGATTTTTGCATCGACACGGGCCTGCTGCCAATGTTCTCCCAATCCGTCGATCGTGACCCAATTCATTTTGTTGAACTTGAGTGTGTAGGTCACGAAATGGATTTCGCGCGGCATCCGCTCGCGACCGCGGGCAGCGAGTGCTGCGAGGCGGGTTTCGATTTCTCGCAACGAATCGGGATGAATGCGGTGTTTCGTCTGCGGACCGATGATGTGCACGAGGTCAATGTTCTCGGCTTTCAGGGCGGTCTCCATGATATCGGCGGCTTGTTTTTGGATATCCAATTCCCCGCTGTAAGCGATTGTCGGACATTGATACAAATTCACGGCATTGTCCGTGCAGTCGTAATAGTGCCACAACAGGCGTTCGTAGTTGGTCGGATTGAGTGTTTCTTTCTGAAAGAACTTCAAAAACTCCGGCGTTTCCGAAAACCCCGCTCCGGGATTGGCGGCGAACCAGCGGTCGGGGTAGTGCACCGCAAATTGCCATGCAGCGGCGCCTCCCATCGAGAAACCTCGAGCGGCGATTCGATCGTCGTCGACCCGATAATGCTGTCGGGCATGGTCCAGTGCTTCCAGGACATCGATTTCGCCGGCGAATTTGAACGCATTGCTATACCGGCCGTAAGGATGCAAAACAATCGTATCGGCGGGTGAGATATTGCCGACGCGTTTCGAGCGTTGATTGATGAAATTGACTTCGCTGAGTGTTTCGCCGCGACCATGAAACCACAAGTCCAGCCGCCGCGACTCACCGTCGGGAAATCCGTAGTTCTCGGGAATCACCAATCCATACGGCTGTGCGCTGTGGTCGATTCGCGAGCGATATCCACGGACAACCAGTCCGGTTTTCGTCGTCCAGGGGGCATTACCTTTGAGCAATTGCGTCGCCCGTTCGGTTCCGGTGACCAACAATTCTTTGGCAGCTGCGATATCGCCGGGGGCGAAGAATTCGTTGTAGGTCAGTGCGTCGCTCACGGCGCGGTGATAGATTTCGACATCGGGCAACAATTCGACGGTAAGCGGATCTTTTTTCCCTTTGAGCTGTTCGATTAGCGAATTCAGTTCAGAGAGTCCCGCCTCCAATTGCTGGCGGTCCTCATCGGGGACCTCAATGCCGGGTCGTGGCACGGGGCGTACTGTCGTCGGGTCGTTGTCGCGCAACCCGTCGGCAAAAGCGACGCGTCCCAAGAGTACGGCTAAACAGAACAGAGCTGACAAACGGAATAAGTGGTGCATCAAGGTGTCCATCTATTGAATCAAGCGGGCAATGCGTTGGGTTTGTTGCTTAAGGGATTCGTCTGTTGAAAAACGGCGCCGGTGCTAACAGTGCGGCCAATAAAAACACTGCTGGACGAGCCAGCAGTGGCACCCGACGCCTAGTACTAGGCGATGAACCTTGATTATTTCACCGGATAATCACGCCACAACCAGCGCAGCGACTCCGGTAGGATGGCGCCGCCATGTTTACCGTTGTGACCTCCGGTGCCGTAGACGAATTTGTAGTCGTACTCTTTGAAAGCCAATGACTTGGCCATTTGTTGATTCGCCAGCGGCCAATTTCCGTGGATGTTGTCGAGATCTCCTTCGCCGTCCTGCAAGAAGATACGAATCGGTTTGGGATCGGTTTTGCGGATCTGGGCTTGGTAGTCGTGGCCGCCGCGGATATTGGTGAAGCTGCCGACATGGCTGAGCACTTTGCGGAATGCGTCGGGACGTTCCCAGGCGACTGTCCACGCACAAATGCCGCCGGAACTGATGCCGCAGATTGCCCGGCCGTTGGGATCATCGGTCAAGTTGTAATCTTTACCGACGGCAGGCAGAATTTCTTCCAACAAAAACCGCGCGTATTGATCGCTGAGCGTGTCGTATTCGAAACTGCGGTTTGACTCCGGTTTTTCGTCCGGTTTCTCGGCCGGGAAGGTGCCGGGATTGAGAAAGATGCCGATCGTGACGGGCATTTCGCCTTTGTGAATCAGATTGTCGAACACGGTCGGGACGCGAAATTGCTGTTCCGTATTCACGTACCACTTGCCGTCCTGAAATACCATCACGCAGGCCGGCTTTTGCGGGTCGTATTGTTTCGGGACATAGACCCAATAGTCGCGGACGGTCCCGGGAAATACCTTGTCGCTGGTCCAGGTCCCTCTGGTAACGGTTCCCTGCGGCACACCTTCTTGGACCATCGAGTCAGGCCCGAGTTTGTATTCCTCTTCAGCGGCGGTAGCCATGGAGGCTGTGATGAGACAAACGGCAGCGAGGGGGAGAATGATTTTCATCATGGTGCGGTTTCCAAATTATTGAATGTAACAACAGGTTGATTTGGGGATTCGTCTTGAATTTGAGAGTTTAAGGACGCTGCCACGGTACGCGGCCGCTGCGCTGGATTTGTCGCCGTTGTGCGGCCGAGAGGCGTTGCCTGATCTTCGGACGCTTGTCGATCAGATTATTTTTTTCCAGTGGATCGTCCTTAAGGTTGTAGAGTTCCAGCGGTTCGTAGGGACTATTTTGTAACAATTTCCAGTCGCCGCTGCGCACAGCATCGATTGTTTTTCCACCGTAAGTTCGGCCCCCTTCGCGACGGGTGAAGAAGAGGTCGCGGTCAAATTGCGGCACCGACTCACCCCGCAGTACCGGCAGAATGCTCAGTCCGTCGATTTGATGGTCGATCTTCGCACCAGCGGCTGCGGCAACTGTGGGGAACAGATCCATAGTCAATGCGATATGATCCGAACGGGTCTCTGGTGCAATCTTGCCTGGCCAGACCGCGCACATGGGGACGCGCAGGCCCCCTTCGTACATTTCCTGTTTGCTGCCCCGCAAAGCGCCGTTGCTGGCGCCGACCTTTAAATAGCCACCGTTGTCGCTGGTAAAAATGAGCAGCGTATTCTCCAGCGCACCGGTTTCTTTGAGCGCGGCAACCACTTGGCCGATACCGTCGTCCAAATGTTCGATCAACGCCACGAGTTGCGCTCGTTGCTTATTGATTCCCGGTTCGCGGGCGCGCACTTTTTTTAACCAATCTTCGGGCGGTTGCACCGGCGTGTGCGGCGCGTTGTATGCGAGATAGAGAAAAAACGGGGCATCCCGTTGCTTGCGGTCGCGAATGTAATCGACCGCCCATGCGGTGAACAAATCGGTGGCGTGTCCGCTGGGGTCGATCGTTTCGGTATTTCGTCGCATGTAGTTCTGATCGTGACGGCGGTGATGGTAATAGTCGTCCATCATGTCGCCCAGAAAACCGTGAAAGAAATCAAAGCCGCGCGCACCGGGATGGTTTTTCGGTTCCAGTCCCAAATGCCATTTGCCAATGATTGCCGAATGATATCCGGCCGGTTTGAGGATTTGCGGAAGCAAAACGGCATCGGGGGCCAGATATCCCCAGCTATTTTCCGGATGCGTGCGAATCACACCGGGTACGCCGACCAGTTCTTGATACCGCCCCGACAACAACGCTGCGCGTGTCGGCGAACAGACGGGGCAATTTGCGTAAAAATAATCCATCCGCATGCCGGCCCGCATCAGCTGATCGACATGGGGCGTTTGCATGTCTGTTGCACCGTAACTTGACAGGTCGCCGTAACCGAGGTCATCGACCAGGATCACGACGATATTCGGGCGATTCGCCGCCTGTAGTGGCTCATCGCACACACAAACACAACTGATCGCGACGATCGCAAAGAGTGTAAGTCTCGACAAAATTGTCTTTTTTTTGTGCACTCCGAATTCTCCTCGCCTTAATTTTCCATGCAACCAATTTGATGCCTTACCTTAACACAGCCGTTGAACGTGTTGTAGTAACGCAACGCAATCACGCTGCAGGGTCGTTTAGACATTGCTTTCCGTGGAAAAATGTCGCGATTCCGCAACATCACCGTTGGGGAATACCCACCCTGGCTTGTTGTAATTTATCCTCAGTTGACGTTCCCGGTCACCCGCGTTTTTTTTCACAATCGGATTTGCCCTAAGAACAGACCAAACTCGCCCTCATCGAACCGATTCTTATGCTAAGTTTTTACTAAGAGGCGGGTGCGGTGACGAATGCCGGACCCAAGCCCGAAAATAAAAAATACCAAGCGGATTTTGATCCGCAAATACAACCGGATGCCGACGAACACAGACGCGCTGCTCTCTCGCCATTGAGCGATGAGGCCGCGAACCTTGTTCACAGGGATGTATCAAGTTTGACTCACTTCACAATCGGCCTGAGGGACACGTCGTGCCGTTAATCTCGTTTGTAAACTGGGATGCAATTCCCGGCGTTGCGCATGCTGCGTTTGGTGGCTGGGGCGTAACGGCGCTGGGCGTGATCTGTATCCTGCAATACGTCGTCTATCTGCAGCGGACACGTGCTAACCAGGATGAAACGACATCCGCGTTTGACGAAATCCGCTCGGAACTAGACAACATTCAAAAAGATCACCGAATCACTCGCCTGGAAAACCGGCTGCTGCGGGAATTTGTGAGTGAGACCGATGTCGATCGCGCCATTCGAGTGCTGCTGAACAACCTGATCCCGAATACGGATCGTGGGTTTGCTGTATCGTTGGAGATCTCGGGCAAGGATATATCTGTCGGTCAAAGCCGCGGGTTGTCGCGTGAGGCGCGTAAAGCGTTGACCGTCGATCCTGATATCCTGGCTCGCGCTGCAGGTGGAGAACCATTCGTTCTTGAAGGACCGGAATTTCGCAGCAGCCACCTGGCGGGAAGTTTGACGGTCGCGGATCGCCGTCATATCCACCGGCTGTTCATCGTAGGGATCGAATCAGAGGATGCATTATCGGGCCTCGTCGTCGCCACGCATTTGTTCCACGCCGAGACGGCCGATCAACGGCATTTCGCGCTACTGAAACAATTGGTCCAACGTATCAGCGAATTGCGTCGCGCCGCACTTGCACTCGAATCGCAACGGCACGAACTGACCCGCACGAACGACATCCTAGAACTCCGCGCAATCACGGATACCCGTTTTGAATCCCCCGTCGATATGATCCAGGAATTCATGACGGCATTGAAGGGAAAGACAGCGGCCAGCCGGGCGGTGTTGTATATTTCCACAACGGCTGAAGGGGTCTCACGAAATTCATTCGTGCGTTGCGGCACTGTGGCCAATCCCAATGTCGAACGGCAACTGTGCCAAGCCGAGGATGCCATTGCAACTCAGGCACATTCCACATTGACGACGCAAGTTTTCAATCGCACCGATCTCTTGCGACATGGAATCCGCAGCTTTTTAACGCACGCCCTGGCCGTTCCGCTGGTTCGTAAAGGGGCCACCGTGGGCGCGATCTGCTTGTCACGTGATTCGTCGGACAGATTTGACGACGCTGACATCGAACTCGCCATGTGGGCGGCTGACTACCTAGCCGGCACGATTCTCAATGCACTTCAGCATGCTCAGGTGGAACAACGAGCGCGGACCGATGGTTTGACCGGCATGGCTAATCGCGCCAGCTTCGACGAAGCCATCAAAAAAGAAGTTCTCTTAGCAAATGAGACGGATGAATGTTGTTCACTTCTGTTGCTCGACATCGACCGGTTTAAGGTGATCAACGACAAATTCGGCCACTTGGTTGGCGACCACGTTTTGCGTTCGGCAGCACAAACAGTCCTTGTTTCGCTGGAACGCCTACGCACCCATGACCGCGTTTTGGCTGCTCGGTATGGGGGCGAGGAGTTCGCCGTCCTATTGCCGGGAGTCAATGAAACCGGCGCAGCACGGATGGCTGAAGTGATCCGCACAGCGATCAGCGATCATACGTTTGTTTTCGCCGGCGCCACGATTCCCACCACAGTGAGCATTGGCGTCGCTACGCTGCCGAAGCATGCAATGGATGTCAATCAATTGATCGCGGCCGCCGACGGTGCCCTGTACTACGCCAAGGAATCGGGCAGAGACCGCGTTGCCATCGCTCGCGCTACCGATCCGCGCCGCGGCGATGCACCTGTTACTCAGCCTGGGGCTTCGCAGTCTCTTTAACCAATGCCTGCACGGTGTCGACAATCCGCGCTTCCAATCCCGATTTCCAAGAACTCGGCTGCTGGTAGGGAATCATGGAACTTGCCCCTTCGTAGCCACCTTCCTCGAGCACTCGTTCCGAGGGGATGTAACACATCACGTCGTTGGCATAACCGGTCACCCAGGTCTTACCCTGGCCCAGTTCGTTTTTTAATCGCAGGGAATAATCCACAACCACTTCGCCGCCAAGTGCGACCCACGTCAATTCGGTCCCCAATTTCCACACTTGCACGGGATAGGGATACGTGGCCGACAGCGACCCTTCTTGCTTCAAACGATCTAATAACCGATTTGCGCGGCGTACGGTATAGGCGCTTGTGCTTTTCAAATCCGCCTGTAATTCTTCGCTGGTAGGAACCTTTTGGAACTCCAGGTCGACGCGACGAAACGCGGTTGAGAGTTCCGGCCCCACCGGAGTCATTTTTCCTTCGAAGACTTCTTGCACTCCGGCGGCCAGCATGCGGCCGTATTTGACTCCCAACTCCAATTTGCGTCGCGGCAACGGATTTTGATCGGCACCGCAGCCGGCGAAGAAAAGTGCAGTCGCACCGGGGTGTCGCTCTTCTAAAAACTGGCTGGCTTCACCAGCATAATCACCCCACCACTGATAGAAACTCATCACTGTGCAATGGCAGGCATAACCAAACACGATGCCGCGGATCTGCTTTCCATCGGGCGACGTGATTCGCAGCACCGGGACTTCGTGGTCGATGGGACCGACGCCAATCGGCGGACGGCGGTTGACGGCAAATTCTGCTTTGCCAATGCCAGTCTCCAAAACCGAGGGCTGCAAATCGGCGATCGCGTCAGAAATCACGCGGATTAGTTTTTCATTCAAGACCAATTGATATTTGCGAATTTTGTCCCACTCCGCATCCGGGATATTCATCATATAGCTCAGTTCGTCATCCAGCGCCGGTCCGCAATGCGTGTGCGAACAGGTCAGCATGATGTCCGCCCGCGTCAAACCGTGCTGCTTTTCCACTGCGTCGCAAACGACCTGGGCCATTTTCACGGGGATCCCGATCAAATCGGTTGAAACCATCACCACCGTCTTTCCACCGGGGGATCGCAATGCGATCGCGCGAGCGAA from Symmachiella dynata encodes:
- a CDS encoding prolyl oligopeptidase family serine peptidase, whose product is MHHLFRLSALFCLAVLLGRVAFADGLRDNDPTTVRPVPRPGIEVPDEDRQQLEAGLSELNSLIEQLKGKKDPLTVELLPDVEIYHRAVSDALTYNEFFAPGDIAAAKELLVTGTERATQLLKGNAPWTTKTGLVVRGYRSRIDHSAQPYGLVIPENYGFPDGESRRLDLWFHGRGETLSEVNFINQRSKRVGNISPADTIVLHPYGRYSNAFKFAGEIDVLEALDHARQHYRVDDDRIAARGFSMGGAAAWQFAVHYPDRWFAANPGAGFSETPEFLKFFQKETLNPTNYERLLWHYYDCTDNAVNLYQCPTIAYSGELDIQKQAADIMETALKAENIDLVHIIGPQTKHRIHPDSLREIETRLAALAARGRERMPREIHFVTYTLKFNKMNWVTIDGLGEHWQQARVDAKILGDKALQVKTKNVTDISFHMPSGWCPFDIRRPVEIDIDGQLVEAPSPGSDRSWDCSLYQEDGAWKLGTRVTQGLHKKHDLQGPIDDAFLDSFIFVTPTGQGSHPDVHKWVQQEFEHAVKHWRLQFRGHARVKKDAAISDDDIASANLILWGDPKSNAVLAKIADKLPIRWDENSVTVGDQTYPAGSHVPVLIFPNPLHPEKYIVLNSGFTYREYDYLNNARQVPKLPDWAIIDIRTPANSQYPGKVVEADFFDESWQLKPGK
- a CDS encoding REP-associated tyrosine transposase, giving the protein MPNYRRAYAPGGTFFFTVVTYNRKPIFSDEESREILGEVVRECRRDWAFEINAIVVLPDHIHAIWTMPRNDSNYSARWSRIKKEFTKRWIDTGAVNLTVSPSQQRERRRGVWQRRFWEHTILDSDDFDARFDYIHYNPVKHGLVRCPHDWAASSFHRWVEKDVYPKHWGCSCTNPVTMDFGEIEGACGEPI
- a CDS encoding sulfatase-like hydrolase/transferase; the protein is MSRLTLFAIVAISCVCVCDEPLQAANRPNIVVILVDDLGYGDLSSYGATDMQTPHVDQLMRAGMRMDYFYANCPVCSPTRAALLSGRYQELVGVPGVIRTHPENSWGYLAPDAVLLPQILKPAGYHSAIIGKWHLGLEPKNHPGARGFDFFHGFLGDMMDDYYHHRRHDQNYMRRNTETIDPSGHATDLFTAWAVDYIRDRKQRDAPFFLYLAYNAPHTPVQPPEDWLKKVRAREPGINKQRAQLVALIEHLDDGIGQVVAALKETGALENTLLIFTSDNGGYLKVGASNGALRGSKQEMYEGGLRVPMCAVWPGKIAPETRSDHIALTMDLFPTVAAAAGAKIDHQIDGLSILPVLRGESVPQFDRDLFFTRREGGRTYGGKTIDAVRSGDWKLLQNSPYEPLELYNLKDDPLEKNNLIDKRPKIRQRLSAAQRRQIQRSGRVPWQRP
- a CDS encoding alpha/beta hydrolase-fold protein, yielding MKIILPLAAVCLITASMATAAEEEYKLGPDSMVQEGVPQGTVTRGTWTSDKVFPGTVRDYWVYVPKQYDPQKPACVMVFQDGKWYVNTEQQFRVPTVFDNLIHKGEMPVTIGIFLNPGTFPAEKPDEKPESNRSFEYDTLSDQYARFLLEEILPAVGKDYNLTDDPNGRAICGISSGGICAWTVAWERPDAFRKVLSHVGSFTNIRGGHDYQAQIRKTDPKPIRIFLQDGEGDLDNIHGNWPLANQQMAKSLAFKEYDYKFVYGTGGHNGKHGGAILPESLRWLWRDYPVK
- a CDS encoding NUDIX hydrolase, producing MASQSQQLVEQAGAIPFRKRKGKLEFCLITSARKKKWGFPKGMIDPGETYLETALKESHEEAGLHGEIIGDPVGSYEYSKWGLELNVTVVLMQVSSVDDEWDEQHIRRRCWVSESKARNLIDRTELRALLGDAVERISALDD
- a CDS encoding sensor domain-containing diguanylate cyclase → MPLISFVNWDAIPGVAHAAFGGWGVTALGVICILQYVVYLQRTRANQDETTSAFDEIRSELDNIQKDHRITRLENRLLREFVSETDVDRAIRVLLNNLIPNTDRGFAVSLEISGKDISVGQSRGLSREARKALTVDPDILARAAGGEPFVLEGPEFRSSHLAGSLTVADRRHIHRLFIVGIESEDALSGLVVATHLFHAETADQRHFALLKQLVQRISELRRAALALESQRHELTRTNDILELRAITDTRFESPVDMIQEFMTALKGKTAASRAVLYISTTAEGVSRNSFVRCGTVANPNVERQLCQAEDAIATQAHSTLTTQVFNRTDLLRHGIRSFLTHALAVPLVRKGATVGAICLSRDSSDRFDDADIELAMWAADYLAGTILNALQHAQVEQRARTDGLTGMANRASFDEAIKKEVLLANETDECCSLLLLDIDRFKVINDKFGHLVGDHVLRSAAQTVLVSLERLRTHDRVLAARYGGEEFAVLLPGVNETGAARMAEVIRTAISDHTFVFAGATIPTTVSIGVATLPKHAMDVNQLIAAADGALYYAKESGRDRVAIARATDPRRGDAPVTQPGASQSL
- a CDS encoding neutral/alkaline non-lysosomal ceramidase N-terminal domain-containing protein; its protein translation is MKCFRLFLPLAMVSVALSFTSELPAAEKESSSLWSAGFAKAVITPEEPQFLSGYGGRNKPVEGKVSDLFARAIALRSPGGKTVVMVSTDLIGIPVKMAQVVCDAVEKQHGLTRADIMLTCSHTHCGPALDDELSYMMNIPDAEWDKIRKYQLVLNEKLIRVISDAIADLQPSVLETGIGKAEFAVNRRPPIGVGPIDHEVPVLRITSPDGKQIRGIVFGYACHCTVMSFYQWWGDYAGEASQFLEERHPGATALFFAGCGADQNPLPRRKLELGVKYGRMLAAGVQEVFEGKMTPVGPELSTAFRRVDLEFQKVPTSEELQADLKSTSAYTVRRANRLLDRLKQEGSLSATYPYPVQVWKLGTELTWVALGGEVVVDYSLRLKNELGQGKTWVTGYANDVMCYIPSERVLEEGGYEGASSMIPYQQPSSWKSGLEARIVDTVQALVKETAKPQAE